The genomic window TCTCCGGGAGCACCGGTGGCCAAAAAGTCCTGTTTGGAGGCCATTTCCGGCTTCTTAGTTGATGTGGATGCCACCgtgtaatataatattataaactcAATGACGTGGCAGTCCAACTCAAAAACACTGTATGAGTAACCCATATCAGCAGGCTGAGTCATCTCCCACTTCTCTGAAGTTCACTTGAAACCCTAGGATACAACATCACTTCGAACACTCATTGAAGATGCCTTCTCATACCTGATTGCTCTCGTCTCCTTCCCTGAATTGCAAGGATGGCATTCCCAATATAACCCCCTCACGCTGTTGGCTTCCCAGAATGCAATAATGAGAGAAATTATGCAGATGGTCCGAGAGGAAGGGTATCCTTCCCGTCCGATTGGTGTTGTTCAGATGTTCATTAGgaattactatttttataatgGATGCTAGAGATGTTCCTAGAGTTCAAGTCTTAATTTGCAAGTCTATAATGGAGTTGGGAAATGATTGTGACCTGAATGTTTTATGAATGcaatgatttaatttttcagTAATTTAATTCAGTTGAAAGTTATAAGAGTGTGTAATTTAATTCAGTTGAATGATGACAATGCTGAAATTTTAATATGTTCTTTATGCATGAATGAAGTGCTCAGTTCTTTATAATTGTGACTTGTGAACGTGGAATTGTGCCGAAGCAAATTGGAGTAGAAGTTCTGCAAATTCATATgggttgaaaaaaaattcagtgtATGAATGCCATGACATAATTTTGGTTTGTGAGAGTGTAATTTAATTTAGTTGAATGAAGATAATACTGTAAGTTCTTCTTTAAGTATGAATGAAACACAAGCatcaattatttacaaaaattttgtaAAGACTCAACACAAGCatcaattatttacaaaattttttaaaagactcAGCACAAGCACCAACATCAATTATgtgcaaaattaaaaagaacaagTTCTCACAAGCACCATCATCAATTATCTGCAGCAATTAAAAAGCAATTCTGCACAAATCACCAGCACCAATTCTACACAAAAAATTCtacagtaattaaaaaaaaacaagtctgCACAATCAACAACACCAATTATCTgcagaaatttgaaaaaaaaactgcaCAAGAACAAGCATCAGTTATTtaaagaaatttgaaaaaaatgctaCACAAGCACACATTTTGCATCtgtagtaatttaaaaaaaaacaagtctacACAATCACTAGCACCAATTATCTGcagaaatttgagaaaaaaattgcacAAGAACAAGCATAAGTTATTtaaagaaatttgaaaaaaaaagtccaCACAAGCACAAATTCTGCATCTgcagtaatttaaaaaaaggtataataccctagttggtccctctacttttctctttcttcccttttggtctctctactcagaaatgctcccgactaattcctctacttttgaaaatgtgcccacttagttaaaaatgctcccaaccagtccctttacttttagaaatgtgcccacttagagggactaagtgggcacatttctaaaagtagagggactggttgggagcatttttaactaagtgggcacattttcaaaagtagagggactagtcgggagcatttctgagtagagggaccaaaatggaagaaagagaaaagtacagggactattttggtgattataccttaAAAAAACAAGTCTACACAATCACTAGCACCAATTATCTATAGAaatctggaaaaaaaaatctgtacaaaaacaagcatcaattatttaaataaatttggaaaaaaagtaTGCACAAACTTCtacagtaattaaaaaaaacaagtctgCACAATCAAATGCACCAATTATCTGCagaaatttgaaagaaattatgCACAAGCACCTCAACAAATTATCTgcagaaatttgaaaaaatttgcAAACCCATAAGAAGTAATTATCTACAGATGACCTGAAACAGATTTGTATATGTTGAAACAAGTTGAACCAAacaaattttggaagaaaagtACACAATTGACATTTACTTAGCATCCAGTTGCTAGTGAACACATAAACCAGTTTAACATTAATCTCCAATTACATCAACAAACCATAAACAAAAGTTATCAGTGCTTACAATCTAGTTCTTCagaacaaaaaattcaaatcaatctTCCATGAAAACAATCTAGTTCCTTAGTACCCTTGTCAGGTGAAGAAGCCCCCTTGTCTTCTGAAGAAACCCTATTTGCAGGTGGATATTTAGGTAGCCTTATGCAATATGTCACATTACCCAAGTTACCAACATGAACATTACTGGACATGCTTATGTTGACACTGAGTGCTGGTCCCTGGCGTGTAATGTCACTAGGCTGTCTTGTTTGATATTGTTGGGTACCTAGAATGTCTTGATGTTGACTTGACTCATTGGTAGCTGCAATACTGCCACTTGACATATTTACTAGAGCAGTAGACTCAATACTTCTTCTCCTCTGTGACGAAAACATGATTTGGATTAAATTATTTCAAAGTTATAGTTCATCccaatttcatatatatatatatatatatataaacccttaCAAGTGCtagtttttgtcttttttggCCCAAACTTGCAGTGTTACTCCTATTGCCCTGCTATCATAAAAAAACAGAACACACATGAGAGATTATGCATTGTAattgaaacaaattaatatcaaaAGACTTACTTTCTCATGATGCCTTTTGTTGTGGCCTTCTACATGACATATTGTACATCTAACTGTGCTTAACCCTTTTCGGGCTaatttttgtttgcctttcctAGAAGTTATGGAATTAGATGTTGCCTCCTTTAAGGAATTTTCAATCTCTTCAGgctcttttcttcttgcttttgcTTTCCTTCCCTTTTGTCTTCTCCCAATTGGAGGTGGGATCACTCTTGTTCCATCATTAACTTCTGGCCAAAGCTCTTCATTATTGGTAGGGTTTATGTAATGCTCATATACCCGCATGTAAGTGGACACCAAATAGGAGGCATGCAGAAATTCCTCTAGCTGCTGATTGTTCCCATATATTGCACTGATTCCATGAGAGCAAGGTAATCCTGTTAATTCCCATCTTCAGCATGTGCAAGTCCCCTCAACCATGTCAATAATATAGGATTCCCCTCCAGAACCTATGATTTGTACTTTGGGCCCACCTGAAAAATCTGGTGTGTAGTATTGTGACTCTTCTTTCATCTTATCaagtttcttttgaatttttgggcATATATTGCCCTTGTACTTCAACAtctgttctttcttttttttcattctcctCTTCAACTTCACCTTGATCATCTCAAGCATTGTGATGATTCCCTTATCTCTTGCATCAAGTATATACCTATTAAAGCACTCACAAATGTTGTTCAAAAGGATGTCACACTTACTTGAAGTAGAGAACAATGCCCTAGTCCAGCTTGCATATGGTTTGTCTTGATGGTCAAGCCATTTTCTAGCATTTGGATTTTCTTTCTCTATTACTCCAAGCCAATAGTTAAATCTCTGTACATACATTGCCCTTGCAGCATTCCATAGAAAATCCTTTAAGGCTTTACCTCTGAATTTCTCCCCGAAATTTGTGTAGATGTGTCTAACACAATTTCTATGTTCTGCATCTGGAAACACTTCTTCAACAGCCCTTTTTAATCCCTGCAAATATAAGCCACAAAATTAGTTGGTAGTTAGTTTCATTGgaaattattttaatcataCAACATACAAACTAACCTTTTGCCGATCACTCATTATGGTGACATATTTGCTATTCCAAATCTCCAAATCATCCCTTAAAGCCTCCATAAACCAAGTCCAACTTTCtctgttttcaatcaaaaccactGCATAAGCAATTGGAAAAATACAATCGTTCAGGTCAATCCCTACTGCAGATAGCACTTGCCCATCATATAGACCTTTCAAAAAACAACCATCAAGGCCTATAAATGGCCTACAACCTGACCAGAATGCATCTTTTAAGGGCTTCAAGCAGATATAAAACCCTTTAAAAATACCTTCATCCCTCCATAATATCACTGTCGTCACTGGATTACTCTGCCTAAGCTCAGCTACATACCTAATAAGCTTTGTGTATTGCTCAGCTTCATCTCCATTGACCCACTTCATTGCCAAATTTTTGGTTCTCCAAGCTTTCATAATAGAGATTGTAAAACCATGGTCATCTTTAActtgtttaattatcccattGTAGATCCAGATTGGATCAGCCCTAAATTTGTCAAGATATTTAACAGCAAGCCACCTTGAAGTAACATGAAAATTGGTGAAAACCTTTCCACATGTGTGATCAAAATTGGCATTCTTGATTTGCACTGATGGATTGTCTTTGCTCATGCGAGCTGCATAAATCCTAAAAGAGCATTGTTTGTAATGGCATGCACAAATCACtctctttttatcattttgtgGGAACCACACCTGAAATCTATTCTTAATTCCCCAATTTCTGCATGCCTTCTTCAACTGCTCAAAATCCCTAAACAGCATTCCAACCTTTAAGCTTGGGTTGTATAGTTCCTTCTCTTCATTAAACTCCACAGCCCTAGGTTTATCATCACCATCTGATTCTGGATCTGTGAATAACTCCTCAGAATTTTCATCATCTGATTCACAATCTTTTTCAACAACTCCTTCTACAACACCCTGAGAAAAAGATGGTGTATCCCATGGTATGTCCCCTTTATTTTTTCTCTGTTCATCCATAAATTGTTGATAATCCTCATTACCAGATTGAAGATCATAATCTGTATCACTGAACTCCTTCTCTTCAATTGAAACCCCATTAATATCTTCCATATTAGCTGAACGAGTTCACATTGAAAATTATATCAGTCACTTTGCTAAATTTCTAAAACATCAAGATAATGTTGAAACTAAAAATGCAGATCATGACATTATGTGAAaccataatttaaaaacctaacaatcaatcaaatacaacaagaaaatgttgaaaatgtAAACTAGGACAGTGATACTTATATAAACAATCAATGTATTCATtactaaaacaaaacaacaacaatagataATTAACAATCAAACAATACTAATTATGTAAACCAGAACACTACTAATTGAAAACCAGGACAATCAAACAATACGGgatgaaaatgtaaaatagaACATTACTAACTGAAAACCAGGGTAATCAAACAATcctaattaaaaatgtaaactAGGACATTGCCAATTTTGTAGACCAGGACATtactaaaaccaaaaatagaaaatcaaacaaccaaacaaactaaattagaaaaaccaaaatattatcAACATGTTATCAACATTACTAAACAgtctatattaatttataaaacatcaactaaaatttaaaatatgtgaAGTTTATAATCCAATGAAAATGTTACATAATGTGGATAGGAGAACCCACATTATGTTGTGGttcatttaaattttctaaattaacttgttgcttttattctCTGCTTTAATTTCTTTCTGCTAGTAAGTAACATATATTCTGGtgggaaaaagaaattaatatgaGGAACAGAATGGTGATTATGAgatgattataattaaatagtatGGTGGTGTTGGTATGTTTTAATTCTATGATGTTTTACTTGTGTATAGTATGATTTAACTGGGAAGAAGCATTGATAGTATGACATCCATGAAACTATGAAAAGAAtgtttgtttaacttttttagTCTCAAAGGTTGATTAAAAAGAAAGCTTTTTATAGATTCATCATTCGTTAATAATGGTGagctttcatttttcttttcattctactttgcaattttttgtatttatggtGAGCTTGCATTGTTATACACCTTTCATTTGCCATGACTTCAGTATTTGTGGACTACTTACTCTAACCCCTCTTCAGCTCTAACATTACTCAACAGTCCATTTATAAAACATCCATGCACTAAAGTTTAAACGAAAATGAAAATCATGATAttagaaaaaccaaaatatgAGTTCAAATGTTATCAACATTTAAATTCCTTCATAAAACATGAGTTCTAATCCAATTAAcagatcaagaaaaaaaattaacactggaaaaaaaaatgtaagacTGCAATGGGAAAAACATATCACTCAATATGCTTAAATCACAATATATTACCTACAAGAGACACAATACTGGAGAGTTTACATGAGAAAAACACTTCCTCAAAGAAATCAGTACCATTTTCAGTAGAGTTTGCTTACCTGTAACAATGCTGGACACTTTCAAAAGTCAAGGTGGTGGAGATCAGCTGAAGGGAAGCAACGAGGAGATGCGGGGTGGTGGGGCAAGCTCAGTGCGGGGTGGTGGAATCCCAAGCTCAGTGCTGGGAAGGGGAAATGTGGGATTTCGGCCAAGGCTAAGGATTTGGACAAGGATGCTTAGAATGGGGAGATGACTCAGCAGATGACTCAGCCTGCTGATTTGGATTATTCATATAGTGTTTTTGAGTTGGACTGCCATGTCATCgagtttataatattatattacacGGTGCCATCCACGTCAGCTAAAAAGTCAGAAATGGCCTCCAAACAGGACTTTTTGGCCACCGGTGCTCCCAGAGAAAACTTTTATGGCCATCTggttacaaaaaaaacttatgtgGCCACAACGATATAAGTTACAAACTTTTGTGGCCACCAGTGTAATGAAGCccatgtttagacaacctttgtcatgtacttcataaccctagagggatactatgcccCGACATTGCTCTCTTCATTGACTTCTCTTCTATTATTTTcagtattttcttattttacttgTTATTGTTTACACAAACAACATTTAATCATTAAGGCTAATTTTCAGGCTTAGAGTTACTACTAGTgttcactttcttccctgtggaccaaCACTCTGCTTTTAGTACACTATTATTCCGTAATCGGCACTTATACTTGCGCCCTTATCATTTTATGGCAATCAATCTTCGGCATGATTGAGAAGTGGGTTTTAATCCCTAGTTTCATTCTCTTCGTGTCTTAtaatttgaatgcttgccctccattaatagagggctaatttCTTAGATATTTGGGCaaagttgaactctagggttttatcttttgacattagTTGTGGATCTTTGTGATTTACGTAGTTAATTGTGATTCATATATGTTATTCGAATCTAATTATGTGTTTatattgtttgattattatCGTAACGGAAGCCCTCGTTTTCATATTTGATGTGATTTTTGATGAGTAGAATactcacctagcatagacatgcctaTAATTAGAGGGGATTGTtagtaagcctagcaatgggTACTTTCGAGAattcttctccctcaatcctcccgaGTGAGTTACAAGTTATTTCCTCGCTCTTTtcaatcatgtggaatagatttgaggagaaatcacatttttattctgtattcggattaggggtaatctttTTACAAGAAGAATTACCTATTAAAGAAATTTTTGTTAACTCATATTGAGATTTCAAAAGTGTAAAGTGATTGCGTGGTGATTGTATCATCAATGTACTGATTTGGTTACTATTCACCCTTGTAAGAGGGATTTAGTATAATTTAAGAAATCTCTCagttcaaataagattgcatgaatagacaacctttgtcatgaacttaacaaaaccctagagggatgttaTGCCTGAACATCgcttcttcccttgatttctctaCTCTTTTTTACTTcgtatttcttgctttttgttttctagttcttttgcacaacatcacaacttcgattaggctaattttcggcGTTAGAGTTAGAACTCTTCTTTGTGGATCGATACCCTGTTTTCAcacacactttactacttgatcgaCACATACACTTGCGTTAGCCCTCATCATACACTAAAGAATGTATCATAAACAAATAAGCAGGAGACCTGAGTTTAATTGTCCTAGAGCGCGCAATatgtaaacaaaaatcatcTTCCAGCAAAGCATCTCTCATTAGTTGTTGTAAAAACATTTTCTAGCAACACAtggtttgaaaaatatttccCGTAATTAAGTTAACATACATACTAAAATTATACCCAGTGACTCACAAATTCACAAATTACTTGACCAAatataagtgaaaaaaaaattcaagattcAAAGCAGAAAACTATGATTGATATTTTGCATGCAAACAATTGGCTAAAAAATAATACTCACCAAACAGCAAAACACCATAAAAACCAATACCCGTACTTGCATGTGCTAGGTTTTGATTTTGGGATTTTGAAACACCTTACATTTTGCAGCTCCAACTATAGGGGGGCCGTTTGGTATAGGAGAAAGTAACAACTTTTCCTGGAAAGTTGAGGTTGTGAAAAACTTtcatatgtttggttgaaaaaagaccatgtaaagtaatggtcaaattgtaattactttccCTTTGACCAATGAAAAGGATTCACAGGGGGAGGGGGTGTGAAACGGATTACATCATGGGTATGAAAGTAGGAGACAtgtaaaatttcaatttcaccattttctaacattaaaattcttctcttttgtcttgtcttctttttaaaaaccctaactttagCAAAAAACTTCTCCACCGTCTTCTTTTTCAAAACTGTAGTGCAAGCCAATCTCAGTAagtcatataattttttgtaatttttttaataattttttttattgcctttgatattgttttattaataatagatTCTTATTGAAAACTCATTGAAAGAAACATGCACAATACCTTTTATTTAGGTGAGATTTATCCACAAAAAGATTGTCAAAATTCATATAGGAAGCGTGCCTCTTGGATAAAGTTCGGGTAATCATATTTCTCATATagaaaagcaaaaattaaatatctacttttgccgggtatataagcaattttcttaattttctatatataaaccattgattaatgtgaaaattaaaacatagttaaaattaaaataattgatattcattgaagggtaaattgagaataaacataactttgcatggaaaggttattcataacaaacaaaggaattcattttgcatgtatttcaaATGCAAGGAAAATGAATGCAAGGAAATACTTTGCATGGAAAGTGTTTCCATACAAAGTACCGAACGGACCCTAGATCTCAAAAATCATGGGCAAAATATCCTCATAACAGccgaaataaaataaataataaattccagCCATTCTAATTATCGTTAACATGGAAAGTGACATAAGGTTCATTTCTTGATGTCCCATGTGAGTCCCGTGTTTGTGATCTTCGAATAAATTAATGCCATTTCTTCCAAttaccatttgttttctttgttgttttcattgACACCCCAGCAAACATCTTCCTTCCAAATTAATTACAAGCATCAAGACCTCCATTTTAGCCCTTTTGTCAACTATTTGCTCCGCCATGGCGGTAAAcaacaattataataataaccaaTGACTcatcttaaaataaattaatggcCTCAAAGAAATTTCAAACATATGGGGATCACCATGGATGAAATAAATGTATCGACTGAAATAACTTTccgaagatatatatatatctatgcaaatcttaatatatatatatatatatatatatatttcacacatatattaatattaggatTGTAGTTAATTGGAAGTTCTAGATTTGTGTACGCATGGAGAAGAAGGTGATGAATATTGCAACTGCAACCATGAAGGAAATATCTAGAGCACTTGAGCTCATCTCTCATCTTCAAGCTTATGTATGTCCATTAATACCAGCCAAGAAAGAGATGGAGCAAGCtgttagggaatacagctgtgtatacagctgtatatctatatttgtatagctaccttatttatataactgtgtatctatatataccttgtacattgtaggttttgtgttaatgaaaaattgtttaatcttttcaacctaacatggtatcagagaggtttTTCTAAACCTAATTTTTCCGCGCCGCCGCCCTCGATCCGCAGCGTCTTTGTCTCGATCCATGCGCCGCCCTCGGCGGCCAGCGCCGCCGCGTCGCGACCGAGCCGCGCCGCCACAGCGTGCCTACGCGCGCGCGCCTGCCCAGCGCCCGTCAGCGCCCGTCCCAGTAGCGCCTCGCCGCGCGCGACGGCCAGCGCCCTACCGCGCGCCTGCGCCTTGCGCGCCATGACCGCCTGCGCCCTGCCGCGCGCCGCCCATGGCGCCTCGCCCGCTCTACGACCGGCCGTCGGTAGCGCGCCCGTCAGCGTCGCGTCAGCGCCCAGCGCCGTCCTCGGCAGCAGCGTCCAGTAGCGCCCGCGCCGCTGCGCCGTCCTCGGTCCTCGCGCGCGCCCGTGTTGCCGTTGGCCAGCGCACCCGCCGCCCTTAGCCCGCGGTGTGTTTTCCATGGCCTCTGCCCAGGTTTCTTATCTGCAAAAGGCGGACGTTATGCTCGATGGCAAGAATTATAAAAGCATGGTCGATCCACTACGTGTGCTTCTTAGCGGACTTAATCTTtggggtcatgttgatggtaccGTCAGCCTCCGATTTCTTCTAGTGCCGCCTCTTCTGGCTCTTCTTCGTCTCTGATTATCGGTAGCGTCCTCTTCCACGTCTCTTGACTTGCTCGAGTGGGCTGAGGATGATCTTTCGTACCATTGCTATCATCTGTCGATCCTGTGAGCTTCCTATTCAGCTTGTTTGTTTGTGATCTTTCTGACCAAAGGCGATTTGAGATCATCTGCTGCGCACTCTATCTTCCTTCCGATCGGGCGTTGCGCTACTCCTTGCCTAGAGACTCTCACATCTACCTATCGGCGTGAGGCGTGCATCTCGGATTCTTTGCCGTGCTTTCGATGATTTATGGCGTTAGTGTGATGAGATGACACCCTCTCCTTCTCCGACTTTGTGCCAAGTGTCTTGCCATTGCTCGGGATCG from Dioscorea cayenensis subsp. rotundata cultivar TDr96_F1 chromosome 9, TDr96_F1_v2_PseudoChromosome.rev07_lg8_w22 25.fasta, whole genome shotgun sequence includes these protein-coding regions:
- the LOC120269103 gene encoding uncharacterized protein LOC120269103; its protein translation is MEDINGVSIEEKEFSDTDYDLQSGNEDYQQFMDEQRKNKGDIPWDTPSFSQGVVEGVVEKDCESDDENSEELFTDPESDGDDKPRAVEFNEEKELYNPSLKVGMLFRDFEQLKKACRNWGIKNRFQVWFPQNDKKRVICACHYKQCSFRIYAARMSKDNPSVQIKNANFDHTCGKVFTNFHVTSRWLAVKYLDKFRADPIWIYNGIIKQVKDDHGFTISIMKAWRTKNLAMKWVNGDEAEQYTKLIRYVAELRQSNPVTTVILWRDEGCRPFIGLDGCFLKGLYDGQVLSAVGIDLNDCIFPIAYAVVLIENRESWTWFMEALRDDLEIWNSKYVTIMSDRQKGLKRAVEEVFPDAEHRNCVRHIYTNFGEKFRGKALKDFLWNAARAMYVQRFNYWLGVIEKENPNARKWLDHQDKPYASWTRALFSTSSKCDILLNNICECFNRYILDARDKGIITMLEMIKVKLKRRMKKKKEQMLKYKGNICPKIQKKLDKMKEESQYYTPDFSGLPCSHGISAIYGNNQQLEEFLHASYLVSTYMRVYEHYINPTNNEELWPEVNDGTRVIPPPIGRRQKGRKAKARRKEPEEIENSLKEATSNSITSRKGKQKLARKGLSTVRCTICHVEGHNKRHHEKRRRSIESTALVNMSSGSIAATNESSQHQDILGTQQYQTRQPSDITRQGPALSVNISMSSNVHVGNLGNVTYCIRLPKYPPANRVSSEDKGASSPDKGTKELDCFHGRLI